The following proteins come from a genomic window of Pieris napi chromosome 15, ilPieNapi1.2, whole genome shotgun sequence:
- the LOC125056947 gene encoding kinesin-like protein KIF18A isoform X2, translated as MVGLQKGPGLGAKKGSGAAPSKTGSTQNMSSTIKVVVRVRPLNMKEMQSNNRIVVDVVDDKMLVFDPKEETRPFFYQGVQQPNKNYLKRANKELKFVFDDVCGQEASNQDVFETTTKDIISSLMEGYNCSVFAYGATGAGKTFTMIGTLENPGITYLTMEHLFYTIDSFEKDRDFDIGVSYIEVYNENVYDLLKPSSTPLQLREDSKYGVMVAGLSLHSIKTARELLNMLEDGNKNRTQHPTDANAESSRSHAVFQVYVKMQYKISSQLRMVKLSMIDLAGSERASATGCKGARFKEGANINKSLLSLGNCINKLADGSNYIPYRDSKLTRLLKDSLGGNCKTVMIANVSPSCITYEDTYNTLKYAARANKIQLSVKKNIVDGDIRASQYVKINEELKKRIKELEAKLSLSSLKTGKESDGVKEKLSQQWRQRIQSAESAHAAIESRLIANMCQQRVLALRQHLRTRAFQHLTDLAHRCSTEHMQQMCAEDIPRQERAAESCVKQCALLDTKVLSTWSECNESQKKLNLMYNQAVADHPELIDLVQKLQTQAKLRIAEARDNLRYKLLAIEHQEIKSFTDYASEMPRMLKKLYLTLKGYDRATPALTNEYLEIMKKAKSVKGIVWSDEVPDNDDLLKFVSSLDLEKPISGINFDDEENIENREPLPSAKKRKGSFTKDTPMKINNDTIIIDDSFESMDVKQAMNSAKKVKKEPSQSSEVDNYSTIDPNCLNSTFVMANKMDWKKTVKVEPNRQPIKTLMERTNTITRTNNFNDRAKIVKPIVGKVIPFKRNPAPEAVRPLAGFGSGVARDGTSLQRNGQAVRARQRMQTHPYSRPALRK; from the exons ATGGTGGGACTGCAAAAAGGCCCTGGCTTGGGCGCGAAAAAGGGTTCGGGAGCTGCTCCCTCGAAAACCGGGTCCACACAAAACATGTCTTCTACTATTAAAGTAGTGGTGAGGGTTCGTCCCTTAAATATGAAAGAAATGCAGTCGAACAATCGTATTGTTGTAGACGTTGTTGATGACAAAATGTTAGTGTTTGACCCGAAGGAAGAAACCAGACCTTTCTTTTATCAGGGAGTCCAGCAGCCTAACAAGAACTATCTGAAACGTGCTAACAAAGAGTTAAAGTTTGTCTTCGATGATGTTTGTGGTCAGGAAGCCTCAAATCAAGATGTATTTGAAACCACAACAAAGGATATTATTTCATCTCTAATGGAGGGGTATAATTGTTCAGTCTTTGCATATGGAGCGACTGGGGCTGGGAAAACGTTTACTATGATTGGAACTCTAGAGAATCCTggtattacttatttaacaaTGGAGCACTTATTTTACACAATTGATTCATTCGAAAAGGATAGAGATTTTGATATTGGCGTGTCATATATTGAG gtttataatgaaaatgtgTATGATCTGCTTAAACCATCTTCTACTCCACTCCAACTTCGGGAAGACTCAAAATATGGGGTGATGGTAGCTGGTCTCAGCCTTCATTCTATTAAAACAGCTAGAGAGCTTCTTAACATGCTTGAAGatggaaataaaaacagaacaCAACATCCTACTGATGCTAATGCCGAAAGCTCTAGGAGTCATGCTGTGTTTCAG gtGTATGTTAAAATGCAGTATAAGATTAGCAGCCAGCTGCGTATGGTAAAATTGTCTATGATAGATCTTGCTGGTAGTGAGCGCGCCTCAGCTACTGGTTGTAAAGGAGCCCGGTTCAAAGAAGGtgctaatattaataaaagtctCTTGTCACTTGGCAATTGTATCAACAAATTGGCTGACGGAAGCAATTATATTCCTTACag AGATTCAAAGTTGACTCGTCTTCTTAAAGACAGTCTAGGTGGCAACTGTAAGACAGTTATGATCGCTAATGTATCCCCATCATGTATAACATATGAAGACACATACAACACACTCAAATACGCTGCAAGAGCAAATAAAATCCAACTATCAGttaaaaagaatattgttGATGGTGATATACGGGCGTCACAATATGTCAAGATAAATGAGGAGCTTAAGAAGAGAATAAAAGAGTTGGAAGCCAAATTATCTCTGTCCTCTCTGAAGACTGGCAAAGAGTCTGACGGAGTTAAGGAAAAAT TGTCTCAGCAATGGCGACAGCGCATACAATCAGCTGAAAGCGCACACGCTGCGATTGAAAGTCGTCTAATAGCAAACATGTGCCAACAGCGCGTGCTAGCGTTACGTCAACATTTGCGAACGCGGGCCTTCCAGCATCTCACAGATTTGGCTCATCGGTGCTCCACTGAACATATGCAACAG ATGTGTGCAGAAGATATTCCTCGTCAAGAACGTGCCGCTGAAAGTTGTGTAAAGCAATGTGCACTACTCGATACCAAAGTACTTTCTACTTGGAGCGAATGTAATGAGAGCCAAAAGAAGTTGAATTTAATGTACAATCAAGCTGTTGCAGACCATCCAGAACTCATAGACTTAGTCCAGAAACTACAGACCCAAGCCAAACTAAGAATAGCTGAAGCCAGAGACAATCTACGATACAAGCTTCTAGCCATCGAGCACCAGGAAATTAAATCCTTCACAGACTATGCCAGCGAAATGCCCAGAATGCTGAAGAAGCTTTATCTAACTTTAAAAGGTTATGATAGAGCCACTCCTGCGTTGACCAATGAGTATCTAGAGATTATGAAGAAGGCAAAGTCGGTCAAGGGTATAGTGTGGTCCGATGAGGTACCGGATAACGATGACTTATTGAAATTTGTGTCATCACTAGATTTAGAAAAGCCAATCAGTGGTATCAACTTTGATGATGAAGAGAACATTGAAAATAGGGAGCCGCTTCCTTCAGCAAAGAAGCGTAAAGGGTCATTCACTAAAGACACTCCTATGAAGATAAATAACGATACAATCATTATTGATGATTCATTTGAGAGCATGGATGTGAAACAAGCCATGAATTCAGCGAAGAAGGTAAAAAAAGAACCGAGTCAGTCATCAGAAGTGGATAATTATAGTACTATTGATCCGAACTGTTTGAATTCAACATTTGTTATGGCAAATAAAATGGACTGGAAGAAAACTGTGAAGGTGGAACCGAACAGACAACCGATTAAAACTCTGATGGAAAGGACGAATACAATCACCCgtacaaacaattttaatgaCAGAG CTAAAATAGTGAAGCCGATAGTCGGAAAAGTAATTCCCTTCAAACGAAACCCGGCGCCTGAAGCAGTAAGGCCTCTTGCTGGCTTCGGCTCTGGTGTCGCCAGAGATGGGACATCGTTGCAAAGGAATGGTCAAG
- the LOC125056947 gene encoding kinesin-like protein KIF18A isoform X3 encodes MVGLQKGPGLGAKKGSGAAPSKTGSTQNMSSTIKVVVRVRPLNMKEMQSNNRIVVDVVDDKMLVFDPKEETRPFFYQGVQQPNKNYLKRANKELKFVFDDVCGQEASNQDVFETTTKDIISSLMEGYNCSVFAYGATGAGKTFTMIGTLENPGITYLTMEHLFYTIDSFEKDRDFDIGVSYIEVYNENVYDLLKPSSTPLQLREDSKYGVMVAGLSLHSIKTARELLNMLEDGNKNRTQHPTDANAESSRSHAVFQVYVKMQYKISSQLRMVKLSMIDLAGSERASATGCKGARFKEGANINKSLLSLGNCINKLADGSNYIPYRDSKLTRLLKDSLGGNCKTVMIANVSPSCITYEDTYNTLKYAARANKIQLSVKKNIVDGDIRASQYVKINEELKKRIKELEAKLSLSSLKTGKESDGVKEKLSQQWRQRIQSAESAHAAIESRLIANMCQQRVLALRQHLRTRAFQHLTDLAHRCSTEHMQQMCAEDIPRQERAAESCVKQCALLDTKVLSTWSECNESQKKLNLMYNQAVADHPELIDLVQKLQTQAKLRIAEARDNLRYKLLAIEHQEIKSFTDYASEMPRMLKKLYLTLKGYDRATPALTNEYLEIMKKAKSVKGIVWSDEVPDNDDLLKFVSSLDLEKPISGINFDDEENIENREPLPSAKKRKGSFTKDTPMKINNDTIIIDDSFESMDVKQAMNSAKKVKKEPSQSSEVDNYSTIDPNCLNSTFVMANKMDWKKTVKVEPNRQPIKTLMERTNTITRTNNFNDRAKIVKPIVGKVIPFKRNPAPEAVRPLAGFGSGVARDGTSLQRNGQVRARQRMQTHPYSRPALRK; translated from the exons ATGGTGGGACTGCAAAAAGGCCCTGGCTTGGGCGCGAAAAAGGGTTCGGGAGCTGCTCCCTCGAAAACCGGGTCCACACAAAACATGTCTTCTACTATTAAAGTAGTGGTGAGGGTTCGTCCCTTAAATATGAAAGAAATGCAGTCGAACAATCGTATTGTTGTAGACGTTGTTGATGACAAAATGTTAGTGTTTGACCCGAAGGAAGAAACCAGACCTTTCTTTTATCAGGGAGTCCAGCAGCCTAACAAGAACTATCTGAAACGTGCTAACAAAGAGTTAAAGTTTGTCTTCGATGATGTTTGTGGTCAGGAAGCCTCAAATCAAGATGTATTTGAAACCACAACAAAGGATATTATTTCATCTCTAATGGAGGGGTATAATTGTTCAGTCTTTGCATATGGAGCGACTGGGGCTGGGAAAACGTTTACTATGATTGGAACTCTAGAGAATCCTggtattacttatttaacaaTGGAGCACTTATTTTACACAATTGATTCATTCGAAAAGGATAGAGATTTTGATATTGGCGTGTCATATATTGAG gtttataatgaaaatgtgTATGATCTGCTTAAACCATCTTCTACTCCACTCCAACTTCGGGAAGACTCAAAATATGGGGTGATGGTAGCTGGTCTCAGCCTTCATTCTATTAAAACAGCTAGAGAGCTTCTTAACATGCTTGAAGatggaaataaaaacagaacaCAACATCCTACTGATGCTAATGCCGAAAGCTCTAGGAGTCATGCTGTGTTTCAG gtGTATGTTAAAATGCAGTATAAGATTAGCAGCCAGCTGCGTATGGTAAAATTGTCTATGATAGATCTTGCTGGTAGTGAGCGCGCCTCAGCTACTGGTTGTAAAGGAGCCCGGTTCAAAGAAGGtgctaatattaataaaagtctCTTGTCACTTGGCAATTGTATCAACAAATTGGCTGACGGAAGCAATTATATTCCTTACag AGATTCAAAGTTGACTCGTCTTCTTAAAGACAGTCTAGGTGGCAACTGTAAGACAGTTATGATCGCTAATGTATCCCCATCATGTATAACATATGAAGACACATACAACACACTCAAATACGCTGCAAGAGCAAATAAAATCCAACTATCAGttaaaaagaatattgttGATGGTGATATACGGGCGTCACAATATGTCAAGATAAATGAGGAGCTTAAGAAGAGAATAAAAGAGTTGGAAGCCAAATTATCTCTGTCCTCTCTGAAGACTGGCAAAGAGTCTGACGGAGTTAAGGAAAAAT TGTCTCAGCAATGGCGACAGCGCATACAATCAGCTGAAAGCGCACACGCTGCGATTGAAAGTCGTCTAATAGCAAACATGTGCCAACAGCGCGTGCTAGCGTTACGTCAACATTTGCGAACGCGGGCCTTCCAGCATCTCACAGATTTGGCTCATCGGTGCTCCACTGAACATATGCAACAG ATGTGTGCAGAAGATATTCCTCGTCAAGAACGTGCCGCTGAAAGTTGTGTAAAGCAATGTGCACTACTCGATACCAAAGTACTTTCTACTTGGAGCGAATGTAATGAGAGCCAAAAGAAGTTGAATTTAATGTACAATCAAGCTGTTGCAGACCATCCAGAACTCATAGACTTAGTCCAGAAACTACAGACCCAAGCCAAACTAAGAATAGCTGAAGCCAGAGACAATCTACGATACAAGCTTCTAGCCATCGAGCACCAGGAAATTAAATCCTTCACAGACTATGCCAGCGAAATGCCCAGAATGCTGAAGAAGCTTTATCTAACTTTAAAAGGTTATGATAGAGCCACTCCTGCGTTGACCAATGAGTATCTAGAGATTATGAAGAAGGCAAAGTCGGTCAAGGGTATAGTGTGGTCCGATGAGGTACCGGATAACGATGACTTATTGAAATTTGTGTCATCACTAGATTTAGAAAAGCCAATCAGTGGTATCAACTTTGATGATGAAGAGAACATTGAAAATAGGGAGCCGCTTCCTTCAGCAAAGAAGCGTAAAGGGTCATTCACTAAAGACACTCCTATGAAGATAAATAACGATACAATCATTATTGATGATTCATTTGAGAGCATGGATGTGAAACAAGCCATGAATTCAGCGAAGAAGGTAAAAAAAGAACCGAGTCAGTCATCAGAAGTGGATAATTATAGTACTATTGATCCGAACTGTTTGAATTCAACATTTGTTATGGCAAATAAAATGGACTGGAAGAAAACTGTGAAGGTGGAACCGAACAGACAACCGATTAAAACTCTGATGGAAAGGACGAATACAATCACCCgtacaaacaattttaatgaCAGAG CTAAAATAGTGAAGCCGATAGTCGGAAAAGTAATTCCCTTCAAACGAAACCCGGCGCCTGAAGCAGTAAGGCCTCTTGCTGGCTTCGGCTCTGGTGTCGCCAGAGATGGGACATCGTTGCAAAGGAATGGTCAAG
- the LOC125056952 gene encoding zinc finger protein 271-like yields MFQAEMSVKSEPCDDVEVEEEGLLYSPLSCELCAEVFSVPAAWVRHVQHHADQDDHHARKRKRISDSDDTEDTTALLRCDLCQKHFPNPAEWVRHIQSSHTETELALSNNSEPPKRHNRFTDGEQSKKCEQCNRNFPSHASMLIHLRTHTENQVIPKDNDHVLEMSTKRRNCAGCYDRLRKTLNSFQAKRKID; encoded by the exons ATGTTCCAAGCCGAGATGAGTGTCAAGTCGGAGCCATGTGATGATGTAGAAGTTGAAGAAGAGGGACTG CTCTACAGTCCACTCTCATGTGAGCTATGCGCTGAAGTGTTCTCGGTGCCGGCTGCATGGGTCAGGCATGTGCAGCATCATGCGGACCAAGATGATCATCATGCTCGGAAGAGAAAACGGATATCAGAT AGCGACGACACAGAAGACACGACAGCTTTACTCCGCTGTGACCTTTGTCAGAAACATTTCCCGAACCCCGCGGAATGGGTGAGACACATACAAAGCTCGCACACGGAGACag AATTGGCCTTATCAAACAACAGTGAACCACCAAAACGTCACAATCGTTTCACAGACGGCGAGCAAAGCAAGAAATGCGAACAATGCAACAGGAACTTCCCGTCGCATGCCTCCATGCTCATACACTTGCGCACGCACACGG AAAATCAAGTAATACCTAAGGACAATGACCATGTCCTTGAGATGAGCACTAAACGAAGAAATTGTGCAGGGTGCTACGACAGACTGCGGAAAACCTTAAATAGTTTCCAAGCAAAAAGAAaa ATAGATTGA
- the LOC125056947 gene encoding kinesin-like protein KIF18A isoform X1, producing MVGLQKGPGLGAKKGSGAAPSKTGSTQNMSSTIKVVVRVRPLNMKEMQSNNRIVVDVVDDKMLVFDPKEETRPFFYQGVQQPNKNYLKRANKELKFVFDDVCGQEASNQDVFETTTKDIISSLMEGYNCSVFAYGATGAGKTFTMIGTLENPGITYLTMEHLFYTIDSFEKDRDFDIGVSYIEVYNENVYDLLKPSSTPLQLREDSKYGVMVAGLSLHSIKTARELLNMLEDGNKNRTQHPTDANAESSRSHAVFQVYVKMQYKISSQLRMVKLSMIDLAGSERASATGCKGARFKEGANINKSLLSLGNCINKLADGSNYIPYRDSKLTRLLKDSLGGNCKTVMIANVSPSCITYEDTYNTLKYAARANKIQLSVKKNIVDGDIRASQYVKINEELKKRIKELEAKLSLSSLKTGKESDGVKEKLSQQWRQRIQSAESAHAAIESRLIANMCQQRVLALRQHLRTRAFQHLTDLAHRCSTEHMQQMCAEDIPRQERAAESCVKQCALLDTKVLSTWSECNESQKKLNLMYNQAVADHPELIDLVQKLQTQAKLRIAEARDNLRYKLLAIEHQEIKSFTDYASEMPRMLKKLYLTLKGYDRATPALTNEYLEIMKKAKSVKGIVWSDEVPDNDDLLKFVSSLDLEKPISGINFDDEENIENREPLPSAKKRKGSFTKDTPMKINNDTIIIDDSFESMDVKQAMNSAKKVKKEPSQSSEVDNYSTIDPNCLNSTFVMANKMDWKKTVKVEPNRQPIKTLMERTNTITRTNNFNDRAKIVKPIVGKVIPFKRNPAPEAVRPLAGFGSGVARDGTSLQRNGQGHTANSNEKSVGFKAVRARQRMQTHPYSRPALRK from the exons ATGGTGGGACTGCAAAAAGGCCCTGGCTTGGGCGCGAAAAAGGGTTCGGGAGCTGCTCCCTCGAAAACCGGGTCCACACAAAACATGTCTTCTACTATTAAAGTAGTGGTGAGGGTTCGTCCCTTAAATATGAAAGAAATGCAGTCGAACAATCGTATTGTTGTAGACGTTGTTGATGACAAAATGTTAGTGTTTGACCCGAAGGAAGAAACCAGACCTTTCTTTTATCAGGGAGTCCAGCAGCCTAACAAGAACTATCTGAAACGTGCTAACAAAGAGTTAAAGTTTGTCTTCGATGATGTTTGTGGTCAGGAAGCCTCAAATCAAGATGTATTTGAAACCACAACAAAGGATATTATTTCATCTCTAATGGAGGGGTATAATTGTTCAGTCTTTGCATATGGAGCGACTGGGGCTGGGAAAACGTTTACTATGATTGGAACTCTAGAGAATCCTggtattacttatttaacaaTGGAGCACTTATTTTACACAATTGATTCATTCGAAAAGGATAGAGATTTTGATATTGGCGTGTCATATATTGAG gtttataatgaaaatgtgTATGATCTGCTTAAACCATCTTCTACTCCACTCCAACTTCGGGAAGACTCAAAATATGGGGTGATGGTAGCTGGTCTCAGCCTTCATTCTATTAAAACAGCTAGAGAGCTTCTTAACATGCTTGAAGatggaaataaaaacagaacaCAACATCCTACTGATGCTAATGCCGAAAGCTCTAGGAGTCATGCTGTGTTTCAG gtGTATGTTAAAATGCAGTATAAGATTAGCAGCCAGCTGCGTATGGTAAAATTGTCTATGATAGATCTTGCTGGTAGTGAGCGCGCCTCAGCTACTGGTTGTAAAGGAGCCCGGTTCAAAGAAGGtgctaatattaataaaagtctCTTGTCACTTGGCAATTGTATCAACAAATTGGCTGACGGAAGCAATTATATTCCTTACag AGATTCAAAGTTGACTCGTCTTCTTAAAGACAGTCTAGGTGGCAACTGTAAGACAGTTATGATCGCTAATGTATCCCCATCATGTATAACATATGAAGACACATACAACACACTCAAATACGCTGCAAGAGCAAATAAAATCCAACTATCAGttaaaaagaatattgttGATGGTGATATACGGGCGTCACAATATGTCAAGATAAATGAGGAGCTTAAGAAGAGAATAAAAGAGTTGGAAGCCAAATTATCTCTGTCCTCTCTGAAGACTGGCAAAGAGTCTGACGGAGTTAAGGAAAAAT TGTCTCAGCAATGGCGACAGCGCATACAATCAGCTGAAAGCGCACACGCTGCGATTGAAAGTCGTCTAATAGCAAACATGTGCCAACAGCGCGTGCTAGCGTTACGTCAACATTTGCGAACGCGGGCCTTCCAGCATCTCACAGATTTGGCTCATCGGTGCTCCACTGAACATATGCAACAG ATGTGTGCAGAAGATATTCCTCGTCAAGAACGTGCCGCTGAAAGTTGTGTAAAGCAATGTGCACTACTCGATACCAAAGTACTTTCTACTTGGAGCGAATGTAATGAGAGCCAAAAGAAGTTGAATTTAATGTACAATCAAGCTGTTGCAGACCATCCAGAACTCATAGACTTAGTCCAGAAACTACAGACCCAAGCCAAACTAAGAATAGCTGAAGCCAGAGACAATCTACGATACAAGCTTCTAGCCATCGAGCACCAGGAAATTAAATCCTTCACAGACTATGCCAGCGAAATGCCCAGAATGCTGAAGAAGCTTTATCTAACTTTAAAAGGTTATGATAGAGCCACTCCTGCGTTGACCAATGAGTATCTAGAGATTATGAAGAAGGCAAAGTCGGTCAAGGGTATAGTGTGGTCCGATGAGGTACCGGATAACGATGACTTATTGAAATTTGTGTCATCACTAGATTTAGAAAAGCCAATCAGTGGTATCAACTTTGATGATGAAGAGAACATTGAAAATAGGGAGCCGCTTCCTTCAGCAAAGAAGCGTAAAGGGTCATTCACTAAAGACACTCCTATGAAGATAAATAACGATACAATCATTATTGATGATTCATTTGAGAGCATGGATGTGAAACAAGCCATGAATTCAGCGAAGAAGGTAAAAAAAGAACCGAGTCAGTCATCAGAAGTGGATAATTATAGTACTATTGATCCGAACTGTTTGAATTCAACATTTGTTATGGCAAATAAAATGGACTGGAAGAAAACTGTGAAGGTGGAACCGAACAGACAACCGATTAAAACTCTGATGGAAAGGACGAATACAATCACCCgtacaaacaattttaatgaCAGAG CTAAAATAGTGAAGCCGATAGTCGGAAAAGTAATTCCCTTCAAACGAAACCCGGCGCCTGAAGCAGTAAGGCCTCTTGCTGGCTTCGGCTCTGGTGTCGCCAGAGATGGGACATCGTTGCAAAGGAATGGTCAAG